A window of the Nocardia sp. NBC_01329 genome harbors these coding sequences:
- a CDS encoding ABC transporter ATP-binding protein, with translation MSDASPGWLRRLWSECRRHRGTLAGIALALVAGAAAEIIAPLLTKWAVDSATSGATRVIGIVAGLLAVLAAGRFAASFGRRMLAGKLSLDVQHGLRLQLLGSLQRLDGAGQDALRTGQVVSRSITDLQLVQSLLAMAPLSGMSFLQFVLAAAVMLWLSPPLAAVALLMVPLVIVVVYRMRPRLHAATWSAQQRAAELAQHVEETVTGVRVVKGFGQEARMVDVLEEHGRRLFAERMRAAGINARFSPTLAAIPQAGLVVVIAVGGWLALHGQIGLGTFLAFSAYVTTMTTSARTMASVIILAQLTRAAAERVYQVIDAGPAVADPPRPVPVPDGPLGIELDGVIFGFDSTQPVLRDLDLRIRPGETVAIIGPAGAGKTTLSLLLPRFYAPDAGRIRLLGTGTTKPVDIADVSAAQLRAAVGVVFDDPFLFSSSVAANIALGRPDATDAEIRDAARQAAADEFIEELPEGYDTVVGERGLTLSGGQRQRIALARALLARPRVLVLDDATSAVDAVTEAAIFGSLPDQGARTTIILAHRESTLAHADRVIRLPEPETVAVTGPVSVADRLPPAASAGRFGPSADLSATPELRRAIERLPAATERPGLDESRLREPDPGFRLRRLLWPVRTLVLASVALLALDALIGIGFPPLVRHAIDAGVTGGEPSALTWSAVLGTGLVLAGWVAAAATTLLTSRTGERVLYGLRVRSYAHLQRLGLDYYERELSGRIMTRMTTDVDALSTFLQTGVSTALVSVLSLGGIAVALLVIDLQLALVVLLGVLPPLIIATVVFRRVSSVAYTVSRERVSTVNADFQENIAGLRAVQANRHERLAAHRFAEYSARYRRSRMRAQRAIALYFAFVASWTDLALALVVFTGAHAVADGTTSTGVLVAFVLYLELLFGPVQQLSQVFDGYQQARVGLRRIGDLLRTPSSIGADPPGADPITAGLRGDLALDSVRFRYPGTDRPALDDVDLSVAAGGSLALVGATGAGKSTIVKLLARLYDLSGTDTGAIRVDGVDIRDYRLDRYRSRLGMVPQEAHLFTGDIASNIAFGRPFATEAEIEEAARAVGAQEMIAGLPGGFHRAVGERGRGLSAGQRQLIALARAQLVDPDVLLLDEATATLDPDTEEKVLAATGSLARNRTTVVVAHRLATAARADRIAVVEHGRIVEAGTHAELVAAGGHYARLWTAAGSGEGIFSVEDESSTMRSGLSGGR, from the coding sequence CGGCGCCACCCGGGTGATCGGGATCGTCGCCGGACTGCTGGCAGTGCTCGCCGCGGGCCGGTTCGCCGCTTCGTTCGGGCGGCGGATGCTGGCCGGAAAATTATCGCTGGACGTGCAGCACGGGCTGCGGTTGCAGTTGCTCGGATCGCTGCAACGACTCGACGGCGCCGGTCAGGACGCGTTGCGCACCGGACAGGTGGTTTCGCGTTCGATCACCGATCTGCAACTGGTGCAATCGCTGCTGGCGATGGCCCCGCTCTCGGGGATGTCGTTCCTGCAGTTCGTGCTCGCCGCGGCGGTGATGCTGTGGCTGTCTCCGCCGCTGGCGGCGGTGGCACTGCTGATGGTGCCGCTGGTGATCGTGGTGGTGTACCGAATGCGGCCCCGGTTGCACGCCGCGACCTGGTCGGCCCAGCAGCGGGCGGCCGAACTCGCCCAGCATGTCGAGGAAACGGTCACCGGGGTCCGGGTGGTGAAGGGGTTCGGTCAGGAAGCCCGGATGGTCGACGTACTCGAAGAGCACGGGCGCCGGTTGTTCGCCGAACGGATGCGCGCGGCCGGTATCAACGCTCGCTTCTCCCCCACCTTGGCGGCGATCCCACAAGCCGGTCTGGTGGTCGTGATCGCTGTCGGTGGCTGGCTGGCGTTGCACGGCCAGATCGGGCTCGGCACCTTCCTCGCGTTCAGCGCCTATGTCACCACCATGACGACCTCCGCCCGCACCATGGCCTCGGTGATCATCCTCGCCCAGCTCACCCGGGCGGCCGCCGAGCGGGTGTATCAGGTGATCGACGCGGGGCCCGCGGTGGCCGATCCACCGCGACCGGTTCCGGTCCCGGACGGTCCGCTGGGTATCGAACTCGACGGAGTGATCTTCGGCTTCGATTCCACACAACCCGTACTGCGGGACCTCGACCTGCGGATACGGCCGGGCGAGACGGTGGCGATCATCGGCCCGGCGGGGGCGGGCAAGACCACGCTGTCGCTGCTGCTGCCGCGGTTCTACGCACCCGATGCCGGACGGATCCGGCTGCTGGGCACCGGCACCACGAAGCCGGTGGACATCGCCGACGTCTCGGCGGCGCAATTGCGGGCCGCGGTCGGCGTGGTCTTCGACGATCCGTTCCTGTTCAGCTCCAGTGTCGCCGCCAATATCGCGCTCGGTCGGCCCGATGCCACCGACGCCGAGATCCGCGATGCCGCGCGGCAGGCCGCGGCGGACGAGTTCATCGAAGAGCTCCCCGAGGGTTACGACACCGTCGTCGGCGAACGCGGTCTCACGCTGTCCGGTGGGCAGCGTCAGCGCATCGCCCTGGCCCGGGCGCTCCTGGCGCGGCCGCGCGTCCTGGTGCTCGACGACGCTACCTCCGCGGTGGACGCGGTGACCGAAGCCGCGATCTTCGGCTCTCTGCCCGATCAGGGTGCCCGCACCACGATCATCCTGGCCCACCGCGAATCCACCCTGGCGCACGCCGACCGGGTGATCCGCCTGCCCGAGCCGGAAACCGTGGCGGTCACCGGACCGGTGTCCGTGGCCGACCGGCTGCCCCCGGCCGCCTCCGCCGGCCGGTTCGGACCCTCGGCCGATCTCAGCGCGACACCGGAACTGCGCCGTGCCATCGAACGGTTGCCCGCGGCCACCGAACGGCCGGGGTTGGACGAGTCCCGGCTGCGCGAACCGGATCCGGGTTTCCGGTTGCGCCGCCTGTTGTGGCCGGTGCGGACACTCGTGCTGGCCTCGGTGGCCCTGCTCGCGCTCGACGCGTTGATCGGGATCGGTTTCCCGCCATTGGTTCGCCATGCGATCGACGCCGGGGTCACCGGTGGCGAGCCGTCCGCGCTCACCTGGTCGGCTGTGCTCGGCACCGGACTGGTGCTCGCGGGATGGGTGGCGGCCGCGGCGACCACCCTGCTCACCTCCCGCACCGGGGAGCGGGTTCTGTACGGATTACGTGTCCGCAGTTACGCGCATCTGCAACGGCTCGGTCTGGACTACTACGAGCGGGAACTGTCCGGCCGGATCATGACCCGGATGACCACCGATGTGGACGCGCTGTCGACCTTCCTGCAGACGGGGGTGTCCACCGCACTGGTGAGTGTGTTGTCGCTGGGCGGTATCGCGGTGGCCCTGCTCGTGATCGATCTACAGCTCGCGCTGGTGGTCCTGCTCGGTGTACTGCCCCCGCTGATCATCGCCACGGTGGTGTTCCGCCGGGTTTCCTCGGTGGCCTACACCGTCTCGCGGGAGCGGGTCTCCACCGTCAACGCCGATTTCCAGGAGAACATCGCCGGATTGCGGGCGGTCCAGGCCAACCGGCACGAACGACTCGCGGCGCACCGGTTCGCGGAGTATTCGGCGAGGTATCGGCGCAGCCGGATGCGCGCCCAGCGCGCCATCGCGCTGTATTTCGCGTTCGTGGCGTCGTGGACCGATCTGGCACTGGCCCTGGTGGTGTTCACCGGCGCGCACGCTGTGGCCGACGGCACCACCAGCACCGGCGTCCTGGTCGCGTTCGTGCTGTATCTGGAACTGCTGTTCGGCCCGGTCCAGCAGTTGTCCCAGGTCTTCGACGGTTACCAGCAGGCGCGGGTGGGCCTGCGCCGCATCGGTGATCTACTGCGCACCCCGTCCTCGATCGGTGCGGATCCGCCCGGAGCCGATCCGATCACCGCGGGGCTGCGGGGCGATCTCGCCCTGGATTCGGTGCGGTTCCGCTACCCGGGGACCGACCGGCCCGCTCTCGACGACGTGGACCTGTCGGTCGCGGCGGGCGGATCGCTGGCCCTGGTCGGTGCGACCGGCGCCGGGAAGTCCACCATCGTCAAACTGCTCGCCCGCCTCTACGACCTGTCCGGCACCGATACCGGCGCGATCCGCGTGGACGGCGTCGATATCCGCGATTACCGGCTGGACCGCTACCGGTCCAGGCTCGGGATGGTCCCGCAGGAAGCTCACCTCTTCACCGGCGATATCGCGAGCAACATCGCGTTCGGGAGACCTTTCGCGACCGAAGCCGAGATCGAGGAAGCCGCTCGCGCGGTGGGCGCGCAGGAGATGATCGCCGGGCTGCCCGGCGGATTCCACCGGGCTGTGGGAGAGCGCGGCCGCGGCCTCTCGGCGGGCCAGCGTCAGCTCATCGCTCTCGCCCGCGCCCAGTTGGTGGATCCCGATGTGCTGCTCCTCGACGAGGCCACCGCGACCCTCGACCCCGATACCGAGGAGAAAGTGCTGGCGGCGACCGGATCGCTCGCTCGTAACCGGACGACCGTCGTCGTCGCGCACCGGCTCGCGACAGCCGCGCGCGCCGATCGGATCGCCGTCGTGGAGCACGGCCGGATCGTGGAAGCCGGTACACACGCCGAGCTCGTGGCGGCCGGTGGGCACTATGCCCGCCTCTGGACAGCGGCCGGAAGCGGCGAAGGAATATTCTCGGTCGAGGACGAGTCGTCAACAATGAGGTCGGGTTTGTCCGGTGGTCGGTGA